Proteins found in one Bordetella genomosp. 11 genomic segment:
- a CDS encoding NAD-dependent epimerase/dehydratase family protein: MSLPATPAASQTPRVSTLLLTGAAGGLGKVLRERLKPYAGILRLSDIADLGAAQPGEEIVIGDLADPDAVERMVRGADAIVHMGGVSVERPFDEILPANIQGVYNLYEAARKNGVRRVVFASSNHVIGFYRQGQVIDADVPVRPDGYYGISKAFGENLSRFYFDRYGIETVCLRIGSSFPEAKDRRMMVTWLSYDDLTHLIAQSLFTPCVGHTIVYGASANRDSWWDNSRAAHLGFQPKDTSEQFRAKVETQPPLSPDDPAARYQGGAFVKAGPF; the protein is encoded by the coding sequence GTGAGCCTTCCGGCTACGCCCGCCGCGTCCCAGACGCCCCGCGTTTCCACCCTCCTTCTGACCGGCGCGGCCGGTGGCCTGGGCAAGGTGCTTCGGGAACGCCTCAAGCCCTACGCCGGAATTCTCCGCCTGTCCGACATCGCGGACCTGGGCGCCGCCCAGCCTGGCGAGGAAATCGTCATCGGCGATCTGGCCGACCCGGACGCCGTGGAGCGGATGGTGCGCGGCGCCGACGCCATCGTGCACATGGGCGGCGTCTCCGTCGAGCGACCCTTCGACGAAATCCTGCCCGCCAATATCCAGGGGGTCTACAACCTGTACGAAGCGGCGCGCAAGAACGGCGTCAGGCGCGTGGTCTTCGCCAGCTCCAACCACGTGATCGGGTTCTACCGGCAGGGCCAGGTCATCGACGCGGATGTGCCGGTGCGGCCGGACGGCTACTACGGCATCAGCAAGGCCTTCGGCGAAAACCTGTCGCGTTTTTATTTCGACCGCTACGGCATCGAGACCGTCTGCCTGCGGATCGGCTCTTCGTTTCCCGAGGCCAAGGACCGGCGCATGATGGTCACCTGGCTCAGCTACGACGACCTCACCCACCTGATCGCGCAATCCCTGTTCACCCCGTGCGTCGGCCACACCATCGTCTACGGCGCTTCGGCCAATCGCGACAGTTGGTGGGACAACTCGCGGGCCGCGCATCTCGGCTTCCAGCCCAAGGATACGTCGGAGCAATTCCGCGCCAAAGTGGAAACGCAGCCGCCCCTGTCGCCAGACGATCCGGCCGCACGCTACCAGGGCGGCGCCTTCGTCAAGGCGGGGCCTTTCTGA
- a CDS encoding FadR/GntR family transcriptional regulator, which yields MTTSMSAELPARRRPRSLAQELVESLTTRIRAGEILPGEKLPTESEIMRTFGVSRTVVREALSRLQASGLVETHHGVGTYALKPTTGGDFRVDPADIGTVRDILVILELRICLETEAAGLAAMRRSDEQLAQMREALDQFRAALQPGGDTVTPDFRFHLLISQATGNKYFAELLSHLGAAIIPRTRINSAKLGDEEREPYLERVNREHEDIYEAIRRQDPEAARAAMRTHLGNSRERLRRAQER from the coding sequence ATGACGACGTCCATGTCCGCCGAACTTCCCGCGCGCCGGCGCCCACGCAGCCTGGCGCAGGAACTGGTCGAAAGCCTGACCACGCGCATCCGCGCCGGCGAAATCCTGCCGGGCGAAAAACTGCCGACCGAATCCGAGATCATGCGCACCTTCGGTGTCAGCCGTACGGTGGTCCGCGAGGCATTGTCGCGCCTGCAGGCGTCCGGCCTGGTGGAAACCCACCACGGCGTGGGAACGTATGCGCTCAAGCCCACCACGGGCGGGGATTTCCGTGTCGATCCGGCCGACATCGGCACGGTGCGCGACATACTCGTCATCCTGGAACTGCGCATTTGCCTGGAAACCGAGGCGGCGGGCCTGGCGGCCATGCGCCGCTCGGACGAGCAACTGGCGCAGATGCGCGAAGCCCTGGATCAGTTCCGCGCCGCGCTGCAGCCCGGCGGCGACACCGTCACGCCGGACTTCCGTTTCCATCTCCTGATCTCGCAGGCCACGGGCAACAAGTACTTCGCGGAGCTGCTCTCGCATCTGGGCGCGGCCATTATCCCCCGCACGCGGATCAATTCCGCCAAGCTGGGCGATGAAGAACGCGAACCCTACCTGGAGCGCGTCAACCGCGAACACGAAGATATCTACGAGGCCATCCGGCGACAGGATCCCGAGGCCGCCCGGGCAGCCATGCGCACCCACCTGGGCAATAGCCGGGAACGCCTGCGCCGCGCGCAGGAGCGCTGA
- the fahA gene encoding fumarylacetoacetase: MSDLNETHDPALRSWLQSANDDTLGFPVQNLPYCVFRRAGSAEAWRPGTGIGDRILDLAALARMRPFTGDAARALAACEDTGLNTLMALDAACWSALRLALSRALRAGSPLRDRIEPLLVAQKDAEFSVPARIGDYTDFYISLHHATSVGRQFRPDNPLLPNYKWVPIGYHGRASSIGVGQDFHRPVGQTRPAQEGGVPGFGPCARLDYEVEIGVFIGTGNAQGHRIPMDQAEAHIFGITVLNDWSARDLQAWEYQPLGPFLSKNFASTISPWIVTLEALAPFRVPFERGAGEPQPLPYLASAHNSAAGAFDVRLRTELSTAQSRDQGKPAAALAQSNFRDAYWSIGQLVAHHTVNGCNLQPGDLLGTGTLSGPQPDQAGSLLELTQGGKVPITLPWGETRTFLQDGDEVSLSAECVKAGYPRLSFGAAAARVLPALD, from the coding sequence ATGAGCGATCTGAACGAAACGCACGACCCCGCGCTGCGCAGCTGGCTGCAAAGCGCCAACGACGATACGCTGGGATTTCCAGTACAGAACCTGCCCTACTGCGTATTCCGGCGCGCCGGCTCCGCGGAAGCCTGGCGCCCTGGCACGGGCATCGGCGATCGCATCCTGGACCTGGCGGCGCTGGCGCGGATGCGGCCATTCACCGGCGACGCGGCACGCGCCCTGGCCGCCTGCGAGGACACCGGCCTGAACACGCTGATGGCCCTGGACGCGGCCTGCTGGTCGGCATTGCGGCTGGCCCTGTCGCGCGCGCTGCGGGCCGGCTCCCCGCTGCGCGACCGCATCGAGCCCCTGCTCGTCGCCCAGAAGGACGCGGAGTTTTCGGTCCCGGCGCGCATCGGCGACTACACGGATTTCTATATCTCGCTGCACCACGCGACCTCCGTGGGTCGCCAGTTCCGCCCGGACAATCCGCTGCTGCCCAATTACAAATGGGTGCCGATCGGGTATCACGGACGCGCGTCCAGCATCGGCGTGGGCCAGGACTTCCATCGGCCCGTGGGCCAGACGCGGCCGGCGCAAGAGGGTGGCGTGCCGGGCTTCGGCCCATGCGCGCGGCTGGACTACGAAGTCGAAATCGGGGTCTTCATCGGGACCGGAAACGCGCAGGGCCACCGCATTCCCATGGACCAGGCCGAAGCCCATATCTTCGGCATCACCGTATTGAACGACTGGTCGGCGCGCGACCTGCAGGCCTGGGAATACCAGCCCCTCGGCCCCTTCCTCTCGAAGAATTTCGCCAGCACCATTTCGCCATGGATCGTCACGCTGGAAGCGCTGGCGCCGTTTCGCGTCCCCTTCGAGCGCGGCGCGGGCGAGCCCCAGCCGCTGCCCTATCTGGCGTCCGCCCATAACAGCGCGGCCGGCGCCTTCGACGTACGCCTGCGGACCGAACTCAGCACGGCGCAATCGCGCGACCAGGGCAAGCCTGCCGCCGCCCTGGCGCAGAGCAATTTCCGCGACGCCTACTGGAGCATCGGCCAACTGGTTGCCCACCATACGGTCAACGGCTGCAACCTCCAGCCGGGCGATCTTCTGGGCACCGGGACGCTCTCCGGCCCGCAACCCGACCAGGCGGGCTCATTGCTGGAATTGACCCAGGGCGGCAAGGTGCCGATCACGCTGCCCTGGGGCGAGACGCGCACCTTCCTGCAAGACGGCGACGAAGTCAGCCTGAGCGCGGAATGCGTCAAGGCAGGCTATCCGCGCCTGTCCTTCGGCGCCGCCGCGGCGCGCGTCCTGCCGGCGCTGGATTGA
- the hmgA gene encoding homogentisate 1,2-dioxygenase — MSSQPHAADDQATRYMTGFGNAFATEALPGALPVGRNSPIRCPYGLYAEQFSGTAFTAPGAENRRSWLYRIRPAAQLGRFQAYSQGGGWTSRFGTQPVSPDRLRWSARPLPQAPTDFIDGIATMGGNGGPGEDSGVGIHVYAANADMQGRYFYDADGELLIVPQQGRLRVDTELGRLDLAPLEVAVIPRGMRFRVSLPDGTARGYLLENFGAMLRPPERGPIGANCLANVRDFETPVARYEDTEGDFEIVAKFEGDFWRARINHSPLDVVAWHGNYAPYKYDLRRFNAIGSISFDHPDPSIFTVLTSPSDTPGTANMDFAIFPPRILAMEDTFRPPWFHRNVASEFMGLIQGVYDAKAQGFVPGGASLHNRMSGHGPDAETFEKASNADTSKPHYIRDTMAFMFETRRVIRPTAAALAWPELQADYDSCWDGLRKHFDPARP; from the coding sequence ATGAGCTCGCAGCCCCATGCCGCGGACGACCAAGCCACTCGCTATATGACCGGCTTCGGCAACGCATTCGCCACCGAGGCCCTGCCCGGCGCCCTGCCGGTGGGCCGCAATTCGCCCATCCGATGCCCCTACGGGCTGTACGCCGAGCAGTTTTCCGGCACGGCGTTCACGGCCCCCGGCGCGGAAAACCGCCGCAGCTGGCTTTACCGCATCCGGCCCGCGGCCCAGCTGGGCCGCTTCCAGGCGTACAGCCAGGGGGGCGGCTGGACCAGCCGCTTCGGTACGCAACCCGTCTCGCCCGATCGCCTGCGCTGGAGCGCGCGGCCGCTTCCGCAGGCACCGACCGACTTCATCGACGGGATCGCGACGATGGGCGGCAACGGCGGCCCTGGCGAGGACAGCGGCGTGGGCATCCACGTATACGCGGCCAATGCGGATATGCAGGGCCGCTATTTCTACGACGCCGATGGCGAGCTGCTGATCGTGCCGCAGCAAGGCCGGCTGCGGGTGGATACCGAACTGGGCCGCCTTGACCTCGCGCCCCTGGAAGTCGCCGTCATCCCGCGCGGCATGCGCTTTCGCGTCAGCCTGCCGGATGGAACGGCACGCGGCTATCTGCTGGAGAATTTCGGCGCGATGCTGCGGCCGCCGGAACGCGGTCCCATCGGCGCCAACTGCCTGGCCAACGTCCGCGATTTCGAGACACCGGTCGCGCGCTACGAGGATACCGAGGGCGACTTCGAGATCGTCGCCAAGTTCGAGGGCGACTTCTGGCGGGCGCGGATAAATCACTCACCGCTGGACGTGGTCGCCTGGCATGGCAATTACGCGCCCTACAAGTACGATTTGCGCCGGTTCAACGCCATCGGCTCGATCAGCTTCGACCATCCGGATCCATCCATATTCACGGTGCTGACCTCTCCTTCGGACACGCCCGGGACGGCCAACATGGATTTCGCGATTTTCCCGCCGCGCATCCTGGCCATGGAGGATACCTTCCGTCCGCCCTGGTTCCACCGCAACGTCGCCAGCGAGTTCATGGGCCTGATACAAGGCGTCTACGATGCCAAGGCGCAAGGCTTCGTGCCGGGCGGCGCCAGCCTGCACAACCGCATGAGCGGCCACGGCCCGGACGCGGAAACCTTCGAGAAGGCATCCAATGCCGATACATCGAAGCCGCACTACATCCGCGACACGATGGCCTTCATGTTCGAAACGCGCCGGGTCATACGGCCGACGGCGGCGGCCCTTGCATGGCCGGAATTGCAAGCGGACTACGACAGCTGCTGGGACGGACTGCGCAAGCATTTTGACCCCGCGCGCCCCTAG
- a CDS encoding LysR family transcriptional regulator, whose product MPDLRALDLNLLVVFQYLMEERNLSAVARRLGITQPAASNALRRMRATFGDALFVRTPQGMLPTPYAQHLGGAVAEALGMLAHAMEAPPDFDPRTSTRRFRVAMTDVGEIHFMPGLMERCAREAPGVRIESVRLQGQDLQRELDGGQVDMALGAFQGLGGGLLQRMLFRQGYATLFRRGHPTAHEGMGLKAFRAERHLVVSHAAPYGQVNQALERAGLTLASHFSVPHFAAVPYIVSATDLLATVPRKLADGAAARFGLGVLTPPLRVPALQSNLYWHPRFQRDGGNQWLRGLVADAFGQR is encoded by the coding sequence ATGCCCGACCTGCGCGCCCTGGACCTGAACCTTCTTGTCGTCTTCCAGTACCTGATGGAAGAGCGCAATCTTTCGGCCGTCGCGCGGCGCCTGGGCATTACGCAGCCGGCCGCCAGCAATGCCCTGCGGCGCATGCGCGCCACCTTTGGCGATGCCTTGTTCGTGCGCACGCCGCAGGGCATGCTGCCCACGCCCTACGCGCAGCATCTGGGCGGCGCGGTGGCAGAGGCGCTGGGCATGCTGGCGCACGCGATGGAGGCGCCGCCCGACTTCGATCCACGGACCAGTACGCGCCGGTTCCGCGTGGCGATGACGGACGTCGGCGAAATCCATTTCATGCCGGGCCTGATGGAGCGCTGCGCCCGCGAGGCGCCCGGGGTGCGCATCGAATCGGTGCGGCTTCAGGGGCAGGACTTGCAGCGCGAGCTGGACGGCGGGCAGGTGGATATGGCGCTGGGCGCCTTCCAGGGCCTGGGCGGCGGCCTGTTGCAGCGGATGCTGTTCCGCCAGGGCTACGCGACGCTGTTTCGCCGCGGCCATCCGACGGCGCACGAAGGCATGGGCCTGAAGGCGTTTCGCGCCGAGCGCCATCTGGTGGTATCGCATGCCGCGCCCTATGGCCAGGTGAACCAGGCCCTGGAACGGGCCGGATTGACGCTGGCGTCCCACTTCAGCGTGCCGCATTTCGCGGCGGTGCCCTATATCGTCAGCGCGACCGATCTGCTGGCCACCGTGCCGCGCAAGCTGGCGGATGGCGCGGCCGCGCGCTTCGGACTGGGCGTCCTGACGCCGCCGTTGCGCGTGCCGGCCCTGCAAAGCAATCTGTATTGGCATCCCAGGTTCCAGAGGGATGGCGGCAACCAATGGCTGCGGGGCCTGGTTGCCGACGCCTTCGGACAGCGCTGA
- the mutM gene encoding bifunctional DNA-formamidopyrimidine glycosylase/DNA-(apurinic or apyrimidinic site) lyase, whose product MPELPEVETTRRGIATVMTGRPLVKLVVRESRLRWPVPADLPDTLSGRTVLECGRRGKYLLLRFDHGTQIVHLGMSGSLRRVPEDEAPRRHDHVEWVFEHATLRLHDPRRFGAVLWHPSDAGPVEFHPLLARLGIEPFDDRFGGAWLHQQFRGRAAPVKQLLLAGEAVVGVGNIYASESLFRAGIHPGTPGRRLSAARCERLALAIRQTLQDALDSGGSTLRDYVGAGGEPGSYFDIHAAVYERAGQPCRACGTAIRRIVQGQRATYYCVRCQRA is encoded by the coding sequence ATGCCTGAACTGCCTGAAGTCGAGACCACTCGACGGGGAATTGCGACCGTCATGACAGGCCGGCCGCTCGTCAAGCTGGTCGTCAGGGAATCCCGCCTGCGCTGGCCCGTCCCCGCCGACCTTCCCGACACGCTTTCCGGCCGTACCGTCCTGGAATGCGGACGCCGCGGCAAGTACCTGCTGCTGCGCTTCGACCATGGCACGCAAATCGTGCACCTGGGCATGTCGGGCTCGCTGCGCCGCGTGCCCGAAGACGAGGCGCCCAGGCGCCACGACCACGTTGAATGGGTCTTCGAACACGCAACGCTGCGCTTGCACGATCCGCGCCGCTTCGGCGCGGTGCTCTGGCATCCGTCGGATGCCGGCCCCGTTGAATTTCATCCGCTCCTGGCGCGGCTGGGCATAGAACCTTTCGACGATCGATTTGGCGGGGCCTGGCTGCACCAGCAGTTCCGCGGACGGGCCGCGCCGGTCAAGCAACTGCTGCTGGCGGGAGAGGCCGTGGTCGGCGTAGGCAATATCTACGCATCCGAAAGCCTGTTCCGCGCCGGCATCCACCCCGGCACGCCGGGGCGCCGGCTATCCGCGGCGCGTTGCGAGCGTCTGGCGCTGGCCATCCGCCAGACGCTGCAGGATGCGCTGGACTCCGGCGGCAGCACCTTGCGGGACTACGTGGGGGCGGGTGGCGAACCGGGCAGCTATTTCGACATCCATGCCGCCGTCTACGAACGCGCCGGCCAGCCGTGCCGCGCCTGCGGTACGGCGATACGCCGCATCGTGCAGGGACAGCGCGCCACCTACTATTGCGTCAGGTGCCAGCGCGCATAG
- the lolB gene encoding lipoprotein insertase outer membrane protein LolB: protein MLARWRAVLAAALCLMLAACVTPGRIAGSGGAGEFSRVGRFALTVTQDDGKQDALQGGFSWLDDGRRYILDLTNPLGATQARVEGRPGMAVLNKSDGTRQQAGDPDELVADALGSRIPVSGLRDWLRGRLPAEPPAIHVERDPAQRPVSFDQGGWQARLSRYDELGPQVLVLERREPDRRILLRLVVNPS, encoded by the coding sequence ATGCTCGCACGCTGGCGCGCCGTCCTGGCGGCGGCGCTGTGCCTGATGCTGGCTGCCTGCGTGACGCCCGGGCGCATCGCCGGCAGCGGCGGCGCGGGGGAATTTTCCCGGGTCGGCCGCTTCGCCTTGACCGTCACGCAGGACGACGGCAAGCAAGACGCGTTGCAGGGCGGTTTTTCGTGGCTGGACGATGGCCGCCGCTATATCCTAGACCTGACCAATCCGCTGGGCGCCACGCAGGCGCGCGTGGAAGGGCGGCCCGGCATGGCGGTGCTGAATAAATCCGATGGCACGCGCCAGCAGGCCGGCGATCCGGACGAACTGGTGGCCGATGCGCTGGGCAGCCGTATCCCCGTGTCGGGCCTGCGCGACTGGCTGCGCGGCCGCCTGCCCGCCGAGCCGCCGGCCATCCATGTAGAGCGGGATCCCGCGCAGCGTCCCGTGTCCTTCGATCAAGGGGGCTGGCAGGCGCGCTTGTCCCGCTATGACGAGCTGGGGCCGCAGGTCCTCGTGCTGGAACGGCGCGAGCCGGACCGCCGCATTCTGCTGCGCCTCGTCGTCAATCCTTCCTGA
- the ispE gene encoding 4-(cytidine 5'-diphospho)-2-C-methyl-D-erythritol kinase yields the protein MNLYDVPAPAKLNLFLHIVGRRGDGYHLLQTVFRFIGLADSLHFESRADGDIVRVDPLPGVPADTDLTVRAARALQAATGTRQGVSIGLEKRIPMGGGLGGGSSDAASTLIALNRLWNTGLSRAALMRLALPLGADVPVFVFGQSAFAEGVGEILTAVPLPERAYLVAQPDASVPTPAVYGDPDLTRDTPCIKIADFLASTYFSRAGQMQSGQPPGHPPGIRQLPLYGRNDMEPVVYRRFPEVFRAAQWLASPGLEVVARMSGSGACLFAEFPDMQAAILAEQEIAATMRVAGKMADTSQAVQEPPVRFRLVQASPGLIEHPLRHWIAS from the coding sequence GTGAACCTGTACGACGTTCCCGCCCCCGCCAAGCTGAACCTGTTCCTGCACATCGTTGGCCGGCGCGGCGATGGCTATCATCTGCTGCAAACGGTCTTCCGCTTTATCGGCCTGGCGGATAGCCTGCATTTCGAGTCGCGTGCCGATGGCGACATCGTGCGGGTCGACCCGCTGCCCGGCGTCCCCGCGGATACCGACCTGACCGTGCGCGCCGCGCGCGCCTTGCAGGCGGCCACCGGCACGCGGCAGGGGGTCTCGATCGGCCTGGAAAAGCGCATTCCCATGGGCGGCGGCCTGGGCGGCGGGTCCAGCGACGCGGCCAGCACCCTCATCGCGTTGAACAGGCTGTGGAACACCGGGCTGTCGCGCGCGGCGCTGATGCGCCTGGCGCTGCCCCTGGGCGCCGATGTGCCGGTGTTCGTTTTCGGGCAGTCGGCCTTCGCCGAGGGCGTGGGCGAGATCCTGACCGCCGTCCCGCTGCCGGAGCGCGCGTACCTGGTGGCCCAGCCGGACGCCAGCGTGCCCACGCCCGCCGTGTACGGGGATCCCGATTTGACAAGGGATACTCCGTGTATCAAAATAGCGGACTTTCTCGCTTCGACTTATTTCAGCCGGGCAGGGCAAATGCAAAGCGGGCAGCCCCCGGGTCACCCGCCAGGCATCAGGCAGCTGCCTCTGTATGGCCGGAATGACATGGAGCCTGTCGTCTACCGGCGTTTTCCGGAAGTTTTCCGGGCCGCGCAATGGTTGGCAAGCCCAGGTCTTGAAGTCGTCGCGCGTATGTCGGGTTCCGGTGCGTGTTTGTTCGCCGAATTCCCCGATATGCAGGCGGCGATTTTGGCGGAGCAGGAAATAGCCGCTACAATGCGCGTCGCCGGTAAAATGGCGGATACGTCGCAAGCAGTGCAAGAGCCGCCCGTGCGGTTCCGGTTGGTGCAGGCGAGTCCTGGGTTGATCGAGCATCCGTTGCGGCACTGGATTGCAAGCTAG
- a CDS encoding ribose-phosphate pyrophosphokinase, with product MTKDSFMIFTGTANTRLAVDVANHLDMSLGKMTVGRFSDGEVMVEINENVRGKDVFVLQPTCAPTNDNLMEIMVMVDALRRASAGRITAAIPYFGYARQDRRPRSARVAISAKVVANMLQVAGVDRVLTMDLHADQIQGFFDIPVDNIYAGPILLGDIWRRNFSNLVVVSPDIGGVVRARALAKQLEADLAIIDKRRPRANVSEVMNIIGEVDGRTCIIMDDMVDTAGTLCKAAQALKERGAGAVYAYCTHPVLSGGAVDRIQASDLDELVVTDTIPLSEQARSVSKIRQLSCAGLLGETILRISNAESVSSLFAD from the coding sequence ATGACAAAAGACAGTTTCATGATTTTCACCGGCACCGCCAATACGCGGCTGGCCGTCGATGTGGCCAACCACTTGGACATGTCGCTGGGCAAGATGACCGTCGGCCGGTTTTCCGACGGCGAAGTCATGGTGGAAATCAACGAAAACGTCCGCGGCAAGGATGTCTTCGTGCTGCAGCCCACCTGCGCGCCGACCAATGACAACCTGATGGAAATCATGGTCATGGTCGATGCGTTGCGCCGCGCGTCGGCCGGCCGCATCACCGCCGCCATTCCCTATTTCGGGTACGCGCGCCAGGACCGCCGTCCGCGCTCGGCCCGGGTGGCTATTTCGGCCAAGGTCGTGGCCAATATGCTGCAGGTGGCCGGCGTCGATCGCGTCCTGACCATGGACCTGCATGCGGACCAGATCCAGGGCTTCTTCGATATCCCGGTGGACAATATCTACGCCGGTCCGATCCTGCTGGGCGATATCTGGCGGCGCAATTTCTCCAACCTGGTCGTCGTGTCCCCGGACATCGGCGGCGTGGTGCGGGCCCGCGCCCTGGCCAAGCAGCTGGAAGCGGACCTGGCGATCATCGACAAGCGGCGCCCGCGCGCCAACGTGTCGGAAGTCATGAACATCATCGGCGAAGTCGACGGCCGTACCTGCATCATCATGGATGACATGGTCGATACCGCCGGCACGCTGTGCAAGGCCGCCCAGGCGCTGAAGGAACGCGGCGCCGGTGCCGTCTATGCCTACTGTACCCATCCCGTGCTGTCGGGCGGCGCGGTCGACCGCATCCAGGCTTCGGACCTGGACGAGCTGGTCGTGACGGATACCATCCCGCTGTCCGAACAGGCGCGCTCGGTAAGCAAGATCCGCCAGCTGTCGTGCGCCGGCCTGCTCGGCGAAACCATATTGCGTATTTCGAACGCGGAATCGGTCAGCTCGCTGTTCGCGGACTGA
- a CDS encoding 50S ribosomal protein L25/general stress protein Ctc has product MKFNATARSVQGSSASRRLRRAGRVPAIVYGAGSQPLNIELDHNEIYHALRKEEFHSSILDMQVEGSKAEQVLLRAVQWHAYKQQVLHVDFQRVDSSKILHTKVPLHFINAEVSPAVKLSSAIITHVLNEIEVACLPGDLPQFIEVDLSKLLGGASLHLSDIQLPKGVTYLTHGGDANPVLASALVKGGAAEGEAAEGDEATPAA; this is encoded by the coding sequence ATGAAATTCAACGCCACTGCGCGTAGCGTCCAGGGATCGAGTGCGAGCCGCCGCCTGCGCCGCGCGGGCCGGGTTCCCGCCATCGTTTACGGTGCGGGCAGCCAGCCCCTGAACATCGAGCTCGATCACAACGAGATCTACCACGCCCTGCGCAAGGAAGAGTTCCACTCCTCCATCCTCGATATGCAAGTCGAGGGCAGCAAGGCTGAACAGGTGCTGCTGCGCGCCGTCCAATGGCACGCCTATAAGCAGCAAGTGCTGCACGTCGACTTCCAGCGCGTGGATTCCAGCAAGATCCTGCACACCAAGGTGCCGCTGCACTTCATCAACGCCGAAGTTTCGCCGGCCGTGAAGCTGAGCAGCGCGATCATCACCCACGTGCTGAACGAAATCGAAGTGGCCTGCCTGCCGGGCGACCTGCCCCAGTTCATCGAAGTGGATCTGTCCAAGCTGCTGGGCGGTGCTTCGCTGCACCTGTCCGATATCCAGCTGCCCAAGGGCGTGACCTACCTGACGCACGGCGGCGACGCCAACCCGGTGCTGGCCTCCGCGCTGGTCAAGGGCGGCGCCGCGGAAGGCGAAGCGGCGGAAGGCGACGAAGCCACCCCCGCGGCCTGA
- the pth gene encoding aminoacyl-tRNA hydrolase, protein MSTPIRLIVGLGNPGPEYETTRHNAGFWLADHIADDLRANFAMEKGFSGFVAKARHGGENVVLLKAMTYMNRSGQSVGALARFYKFTPEQILVLHDELDLAPGQVKLKQGGGHAGHNGLRDIQAALGSPAFWRLRIGIGHPRTLGLAQQVADFVLHPPRREEMAGIEAVIDRCRAVTPLLLDGEFVRATQQLHRANEA, encoded by the coding sequence ATGTCCACACCCATACGCTTGATCGTCGGCCTGGGAAATCCGGGTCCGGAATACGAAACCACACGCCACAACGCGGGCTTCTGGCTGGCCGATCACATCGCCGACGATCTGCGCGCGAACTTCGCGATGGAAAAGGGGTTCAGCGGTTTCGTCGCCAAGGCCCGGCATGGGGGCGAGAACGTCGTCTTGCTCAAGGCCATGACCTATATGAACCGGTCCGGACAGTCGGTGGGCGCGTTGGCGCGTTTCTACAAGTTCACGCCGGAGCAGATCCTGGTCCTGCACGACGAACTGGATCTGGCGCCAGGACAGGTCAAGCTCAAGCAGGGCGGTGGCCACGCCGGCCATAACGGCCTGCGCGACATCCAGGCCGCCCTGGGCAGCCCGGCGTTCTGGCGCCTGCGCATCGGCATCGGCCACCCGCGCACGCTCGGACTGGCGCAGCAGGTGGCGGACTTCGTGCTGCACCCGCCGCGCCGCGAGGAAATGGCCGGCATCGAGGCGGTCATCGACCGCTGCCGGGCGGTGACGCCCCTGTTGCTGGACGGCGAATTCGTCCGGGCGACACAGCAACTGCATCGCGCGAACGAGGCCTGA
- a CDS encoding CPBP family glutamic-type intramembrane protease produces MPASQGSTVPRLRADIADFWRFLRHPTLRRLPPRRRGSGPRADWLPPVPLRRLLAWVSMLWAINLFALGPLAVAVATLGGAHHKLEMGAIPWFTAIVWAPVVEEMLFRYSLRRPAQALWVVPLMILPLLRGPNAYTAVIVVLVLGLVAWTQRQGGAARREWKWEWRRRYVRYFPWILHSAALVFAGMHLGNFYLNHTPLWLMPLLVLPQWLTGLVLSWMRTRRGIGASILMHAMFNAGPVLLVLALMKWAPEVVS; encoded by the coding sequence ATGCCTGCGTCCCAGGGCAGTACGGTCCCGCGGCTGCGCGCCGATATCGCGGACTTCTGGCGCTTCCTGCGCCATCCCACGCTGCGGCGCCTGCCGCCACGCCGGCGCGGCTCCGGGCCACGCGCGGATTGGCTGCCGCCCGTCCCCCTGCGGCGCCTGCTCGCCTGGGTGTCCATGCTGTGGGCGATCAACCTGTTCGCCCTGGGGCCGCTGGCGGTTGCCGTCGCCACCCTGGGCGGCGCGCACCACAAGCTGGAGATGGGCGCGATTCCCTGGTTCACCGCGATCGTATGGGCGCCGGTGGTCGAAGAAATGCTGTTCCGCTACAGCCTGCGCAGGCCGGCGCAGGCCTTGTGGGTGGTTCCCTTGATGATCCTGCCGCTGCTGCGCGGGCCGAATGCCTACACCGCGGTGATTGTCGTGCTGGTGCTGGGCCTTGTCGCATGGACCCAGCGGCAGGGCGGCGCGGCGCGGCGCGAATGGAAGTGGGAGTGGCGGCGGCGCTATGTGCGGTATTTCCCATGGATACTGCATTCGGCCGCGCTGGTCTTCGCCGGCATGCATTTGGGCAATTTCTACCTGAACCACACGCCCTTGTGGCTGATGCCGCTGCTGGTCCTGCCGCAGTGGCTGACCGGGCTGGTGCTGAGCTGGATGCGCACGCGGCGGGGGATAGGCGCGTCGATACTGATGCATGCCATGTTCAACGCCGGGCCGGTGCTGCTGGTGCTGGCATTGATGAAATGGGCGCCGGAAGTGGTGTCCTGA